From the genome of Eublepharis macularius isolate TG4126 chromosome 12, MPM_Emac_v1.0, whole genome shotgun sequence, one region includes:
- the LOC129338887 gene encoding olfactory receptor 10A4-like isoform X2: protein MEQMIITKENQTSVTEFILVGFSNHPELQAPLFIIFLLVYTITLTGNILIILITTIDSALQSPMYFFLRNLSSLEICFNLVIVPKMLVNFLTENKTISYAGCATQMYFFFFFGAAECCLLAAMAYDRYIAICNPLRYPDIMNRRACFHLAGISWFSGFPVSTVQTTWIFSLPFCGPNRVNHFFCDSPPVLELACADTYMFEIEALTATVLFIMFPFLLILLTYIRIITTILRMPSAEGRHKAFSTCSSHLVVVTLFYGTATSTYFRPKSTYSPDMKKILSLSYTVITPMLNPIIYSLRNKEVKGALRRTLGRRIFSYKK from the coding sequence ATGGAGCAAATGATAATAACCAAAGAGAATCAGACCAGTGTTACCGAATTCATTCTTGTTGGGTTTTCCAATCATCCTGAACTCCAGGCTCCCCTTTTCATCATCTTCCTTCTGGTTTATACCATAACTTTGACTGGAAATATCCTCATCATTCTCATCACAACCATAGACTCTGCCCTTCAGAgtcccatgtacttcttccttcGGAATTTGTCTTCCTTGGAAATCTGCTTCAATTTGGTCATTGTTCCAAAGATGTTGGTGAATTTCTTAACAGAGAACAAGACCATCTCCTATGCTGGCTGTGCTACACAAAtgtacttcttcttcttctttggtgCTGCTGAGTGCTGCCTTCTTGCTGCAATGGCATATGATCGTTACATTGCCATCTGCAACCCATTACGCTATCCAGATATCATGAACAGAAGAGCTTGCTTCCATCTGGCTGGTATTTCATGGTTCTCAGGTTTCCCTGTGTCTACTGTCCAGACTACATGGATATTCAGCTTGCCGTTTTGTGGACCTAACAGAGTCAATCACTTCTTTTGCGACAGTCCTCCAGTACTAGAACTGGCCTGTGCTGATACCTACATGTTTGAAATTGAAGCTCTCACGGCCACAGTACTCTTCATcatgtttccttttcttttgaTTCTACTCACTTACATCCGCATTATCACTACTATTCTGAGAATGCCATCGGCAGAGGGCAGGCACAAAGCCTTCTCAACATGTTCATCTCATCTTGTGGTGGTTACTCTGTTTTATGGCACAGCCACATCAACGTACTTCAGACCTAAATCTACCTACTCTCCAGATATGAAGAAGATTCTGTCTCTTTCCTACACTGTCATAACCCCCATGTTAAATCCCATCATATACAGCTTGAGAAACAAGGAGGTAAAAGGTGCACTGAGGAGAACATTAGGCAGGAGAATATTTTCATACAAAAAGTAA
- the LOC129338887 gene encoding olfactory receptor 10A4-like isoform X1, whose translation MMNEDKEIPKNQTSVTEFILVGFSNHPELQAPLFIIFLLVYTITLTGNILIILITTIDSALQSPMYFFLRNLSSLEICFNLVIVPKMLVNFLTENKTISYAGCATQMYFFFFFGAAECCLLAAMAYDRYIAICNPLRYPDIMNRRACFHLAGISWFSGFPVSTVQTTWIFSLPFCGPNRVNHFFCDSPPVLELACADTYMFEIEALTATVLFIMFPFLLILLTYIRIITTILRMPSAEGRHKAFSTCSSHLVVVTLFYGTATSTYFRPKSTYSPDMKKILSLSYTVITPMLNPIIYSLRNKEVKGALRRTLGRRIFSYKK comes from the exons ATGATGAATGAGGACAAGGAAATCCCAAAG AATCAGACCAGTGTTACCGAATTCATTCTTGTTGGGTTTTCCAATCATCCTGAACTCCAGGCTCCCCTTTTCATCATCTTCCTTCTGGTTTATACCATAACTTTGACTGGAAATATCCTCATCATTCTCATCACAACCATAGACTCTGCCCTTCAGAgtcccatgtacttcttccttcGGAATTTGTCTTCCTTGGAAATCTGCTTCAATTTGGTCATTGTTCCAAAGATGTTGGTGAATTTCTTAACAGAGAACAAGACCATCTCCTATGCTGGCTGTGCTACACAAAtgtacttcttcttcttctttggtgCTGCTGAGTGCTGCCTTCTTGCTGCAATGGCATATGATCGTTACATTGCCATCTGCAACCCATTACGCTATCCAGATATCATGAACAGAAGAGCTTGCTTCCATCTGGCTGGTATTTCATGGTTCTCAGGTTTCCCTGTGTCTACTGTCCAGACTACATGGATATTCAGCTTGCCGTTTTGTGGACCTAACAGAGTCAATCACTTCTTTTGCGACAGTCCTCCAGTACTAGAACTGGCCTGTGCTGATACCTACATGTTTGAAATTGAAGCTCTCACGGCCACAGTACTCTTCATcatgtttccttttcttttgaTTCTACTCACTTACATCCGCATTATCACTACTATTCTGAGAATGCCATCGGCAGAGGGCAGGCACAAAGCCTTCTCAACATGTTCATCTCATCTTGTGGTGGTTACTCTGTTTTATGGCACAGCCACATCAACGTACTTCAGACCTAAATCTACCTACTCTCCAGATATGAAGAAGATTCTGTCTCTTTCCTACACTGTCATAACCCCCATGTTAAATCCCATCATATACAGCTTGAGAAACAAGGAGGTAAAAGGTGCACTGAGGAGAACATTAGGCAGGAGAATATTTTCATACAAAAAGTAA